One region of Budorcas taxicolor isolate Tak-1 chromosome 3, Takin1.1, whole genome shotgun sequence genomic DNA includes:
- the LOC128044628 gene encoding cytochrome P450 2J2-like yields the protein MLEALSSLAAALWAALRPGTVLLGTLAFLLFVDFMKRRHPKNYPPGPPRLPFVGNLLQLDPKKAHLVLQEFMKKYGNVFSLDLGSFPSILLTGLPLIKEALVHQGQNFSNRPVVPLQERLINNKGLIMSSGQLWKEQRRFALTTLRNFGLGKKSLEERIQEEASYLIQMIREENGQPFDPHFIINNAVSNIICSITFGERFDYQDDQFQELLRMLDEVLNLQTSVYCQFYNTFPRIMNLLPGPHQALFSNMEKLKMFVARMIENHKRDWNPAEARDFIDAYLQEIEKHKGDAASSFREENLIYNTLDLFLAGTETTSTALRWGLLYMALNPEIQEKVQAEIDRVLGQSQQPSTATREAMPYTNAVIHEVLRMGNVIPLNVPREVAVDTTLAGYHLPKGTMVMTNLTALHNDPTEWATPDNFNPEHFLENGQFKKRESFLPFSIGKRMCLGEQLARTELFIFFTSLLQKFTFRPPENEKLSLKFRVSLTLAPVSHRLCAVPRG from the exons ATGCTGGAGGCCCTGAGCTCCCTGGCGGCGGCCCTCTGGGCGGCTCTCCGTCCTGGCACCGTCCTGTTGGGAACACTCGCCTTTCTCCTCTTTGTTGATTTCATGAAAAGACGGCATCCAAAGAACTACCCGCCGGGGCCCCCCCGCCTGCCCTTCGTAGGCAATTTGCTCCAGCTGGACCCTAAGAAGGCGCACCTGGTCCTTCAGGAG TTTATGAAGAAATATGGGAACGTTTTTAGCTTGGATTTGGGGTCATTTCCTTCCATTCTTTTAACTGGATTGCCCTTAATTAAAGAAGCGCTTGTCCACCAAGGCCAAAACTTCTCCAACCGCCCTGTAGTGCCTCTCCAAGAGCGCTTGATAAACAATAAAG GCTTGATCATGTCCAGTGGCCAGTTATGGAAGGAACAAAGAAGGTTTGCCCTGACAACTCTTAGGAACTTTGGTTTAGGAAAGAAAAGCTTAGAGGAACGCATTCAGGAGGAGGCCTCCTACCTCATCCAGATGATAAGAGAGGAGAATG gaCAGCCTTTTGACCCTCACTTCATAATTAACAATGCCGTTTCCAATATTATTTGCTCCATCACCTTCGGGGAGCGGTTTGACTACCAGGATGATCAGTTCCAGGAACTGCTGAGGATGCTGGATGAGGTCTTAAATCTGCAGACATCAGTGTACTGCCAG TTCTACAATACGTTTCCAAGGATAATGAATCTCCTTCCGGGTCCGCACCAAGCACTCTTTAGTAATATGGAGAAATTGAAGATGTTTGTTGCCCGTATGATTGAAAACCACAAGAGAGACTGGAATCCTGCTGAAGCAAGAGACTTCATTGATGCTTATCTCCAGGAAATAGAAAAG CATAAGGGCGATGCTGCTTCAAGTTTCCGTGAAGAAAATCTCATCTACAACACCCTGGACCTCTTCCTTGCTGGAACAGAGACAACTTCAACCGCCCTGCGCTGGGGGCTGCTCTACATGGCCCTTAACCCCGAAATCCAAG AAAAAGTCCAAGCTGAGATTGACAGGGTGCTTGGCCAATCACAACAGCCAAGCACGGCCACTCGCGAGGCCATGCCCTACACCAACGCTGTCATCCACGAGGTGCTGAGAATGGGGAATGTTATCCCTCTGAACGTGCCCCGGGAGGTGGCAGTGGACACCACCCTGGCCGGATACCACCTGCCCAAG ggcaccatGGTCATGACCAACCTGACTGCGCTGCACAACGACCCCACAGAGTGGGCCACCCCTGACAACTTCAATCCAGAGCATTTTCTGGAGAATGGACAGTTTAAGAAAAGGGAATCTTTCCTGCCTTTTTCAATAG gAAAGCGGATGTGCCTTGGAGAACAGTTGGCCAGGactgagttgtttattttttttacctcACTTCTGCAAAAATTTACCTTCAGGCCACCAGAgaatgaaaagttgagcctgAAGTTCAGAGTTAGCTTGACCCTTGCCCCAGTCAGCCACCGGCTCTGTGCTGTTCCCCGAGGCTGA